In Ignatzschineria sp. RMDPL8A, the sequence TGAAGCCTCGCTATTTTATATCGGCATGACCCGAGCGCGCGATCTTCTTTGGATCTCTTACTCCGGCGACTCAATCTATACCGACTATTTCGATGCACTCATTGAAAAGCAAAAACAATAACGCCCTCAACAAGTCCACTACAACCGCCCCGAACGTTTTAGTGCCAAGTAATGATTAATCAGTGCTGGCGCAAATTCGCTCGGGAGCGCTTCGATGACGGGGAGACGGCGTTTATAGAGATTGTCGTGCAGAGCCCTGCGATCGCTTAGATGTTTGACCGTACCGCAATAGGTGAGCGTGCTATCGAGGTCATGCACGTCCGTTTTCATCAAGGTGTCGGTAACCTCTTCGCGCAGACTTGCGATCAATACCTCGTGCTTTTTGGTAAGCAGTTTAAACGCCTCAAGCGTTGCCTCATCTTCATGATTGCGTAGATTGGTGAGAAAAATAATGAGCGAACGCCGTTTTACATCGGTCAATAATTGTTTAATGAGCGCGTCAAAATCGGGTACCTCGCGGGTGCATTCAAGCGTATAGACCGCATTGAGTAGCGCATTTAATTGCCCCATTCCCTTTTTCGGCGGTAGATGCGCGCCATTTGGCGTTGCAAAAGTGGTCAGCCCGACGGCATCTTCCTGCTTGAGCGCGACATACGACAGCAGTAAACTTGCGTTTAATACATGATCGAAATGGGTGAGATCATCCTCTTTAATCCGCATTTTAAGACCACAATCGAGCACAAAAATAATGTGTTGATCGCGCTCCTCTTGCATCTCTTTGGTGATCGGTTTTCGGTGCTTAGCACTCGCTTTCCAATCCACCTGTTTGAGCGTATCGCCTTGCATAAATTCCCGCAATTGATGAAAGCTCTGCCCATCGCCCCGGCGCTGTTGCACGCGAATCCCAAGTTGGTGAATCCACTCCTCAATCGTCTCAAGGCCACCACCATAGAGCTTGGTAAAATCGGGATAGACTCGCGTTTTTGAAGGAAGCGCAATCTGCCGGCGATCGCCCCAAAATTTAAGCGGACTCTCGATCATCACCTCGCAACGTTCCCACTCATAATATCCGCGAGCAGAGGGATGAATGCCGTAACCAATTTTGTGAGTAAATTCGCCAAGCTCGATCTCTTTTGGCAGCGCGCGATAGGCAATTCCCGCCGGCACATGATCAAAGAGCGTTAACGATAGTGCGTGCGAGCTCTGATTGTCGAGCGTAAGCGTCACCTCATTCCACTGCATCAACGAAAGATAGCCCGGCACCGTTCGTCTGATTCTTGGTGAGGGAATGCGTTTGACCAAAATAAGATCTACCATCAGCGCCACAGCAAAAATCCCTGCCATCAAATAGACAAGGTTGACCATAAACGAGGGTAAGCCAAAGCCGATAATCGTCAGCGTTTCAAGGCTGAAGATCGCGGTAAAGAGCAGCCCCATCAGCCCAATGAATCGCCGGCTCGGTTTAAGCCATCGGAGTTCCTTCATACGCGTGGCGCCGGAATCTGCTCTAACATCTGCATAAGCGCCTCGTCGACGCTAACGCCCTCAATCTCCATCTCGGCGCTTAATTGTACCCGATGGCGAAGCGCTGGAAGCACGCAGGATTTGACCTGATCAGGCGTGGTAAAATGTGTTCCGGCAAGAAGCGCTTTGGCTCTTGCCCCTTGAATGAGCGCAATGGACGCACGCGGCCCTGCACCGATTGAAAAAAGGTGGCTTTCGCGGGTTTTACGCACAATATTGACCGCATATTCCACCACTTCTCGATCGACAAAGATCATGCGCGTAATTTTTTGCAGCATTAAAATCGTGCGCGGTTGCATCAATTTACTCAATTTTGCCGGCACTAAAATATCCCCATAAGCCGCGCCAATCACTTTTTCCACCACGCCCAATTCATCGGCTTTCGTGGGATAATCAATCAATACTTTAAATAAAAATCGGTCAAGCTGCGCCTCGGGAAGCGGATAGGTTCCCTCATGCTCAAGCGGGTTTTGCGTGGCGAGCACCATAAAGGGTTCTGGCACGGGTTCAGGCTTCCCTTCAATCGTAACCTGCCGCTCTTGCATCACCTCAAGGAGCGCCGCTTGCGTCTTTGCCGGTGCGCGGTTAATCTCATCGGCAAGGAGTAGATTGGTAAATACTGGGCCTTTTTGATAGCTAAAGGTTTCGGTCTTAAAATTAAAGAGCGCGTGGCCGGTAATGTCGGTAGGCATCAGATCTGGCGTAAATTGAATCCGCGCAAATTCGCCATTAAAACACTCCGCTAAGGTGCGCACTAAAATCGTTTTCCCAAGGCCCGGCACCCCTTCAATTAAGATATGACCTTCCGCCAATAACGCCGTCAAGACCTCGTCAATCACGGCCGTTTGCCCAATAATCACCTTCTGTAATTCGGTCCGCATCGCATCGACCAAACTCTTCGCTTTTGCAATCTGTTCACGCTCAATCGCGGTTTCCTGTGTCATAATGTTTTCCTAATGGTTTGTAGATCAATTACATAATGTGTGAGTTGCAGATGGGTGAGTTTCGCCCCTTTTTTAAGCGGCTCCATCGCCCGACGAACGCGCCCAATCGGGAGATTTGCACGGACGCTAAGCTCAGTTAAAATCGCTTCCCGCGTCCGCAGTTCTCGCCCATATTTCCGCTCTATTTTGATTAAGATATCCTCTTGCAAGGTGATAATCAGCGCCCCATCCCCCTCGCGTTTTCGTCTAAATTCTGCAAGGGCGTTAAGATAGGTCGATAATTGACGCCGATCCCGTGAAAGCGGCGCTTCAATCGGCCCAATTCGTGTTCCCATCGCCCATAACAGCGCCCCAAGCATTCCCAAAAAGATAAAGAGCGAGCCACGATAATGGTGCCAAATTTGGCTGAATATCGTGGATTGCCCCGCTTGTGATATGGCAAAACGAGAGACCGGTTTCAAGTAAAGCAGGTGATTTTTTTGTCCCGCAAGACGATCAAGCAACCAGATATTATCGGCTCCATTAATGGTCTCATTATTCCAAATTTGCGCGCTCCCGAGCACCGTCACGCTGCCTTTCCCGTAAGGCATTTGCACCATCGAAAAAGAAAGATCGGCATATTGCTGCGCACTCATCGTCAGCGCGCAGTCGTCGCACTCAAGGCCAAACGAGATCGGCATCGCCAGTGTCAATCCGGTTTCAGCGCCTTCATGGATAATCGACGCAGGAACCTTGTACCCTGCAATGCGGAACATCCACTCCTCTTCCACATCAAAGTGCGTCACCGTAATCCCAAGGACGGAGAACAGATCATCAAGTGGCAGATCGGCACTATAAGCCTCCACCACGAGCGCTCCGCCCGATTCAACCCACGTAAGCAGTTGTGATAGCTCATTCCCTGTAATTCGTGTCCGATTCCCAAAGATAAAGAGCGTCTCATCCTCCGGCGCATACTCTAAATACACCGGCATCGTTTTATACGATAGCGTCGATGCCTCGCGCTCCCCCGCATTTAAAAAATACTCGAGCGCTAAATAAGGGTTTTTACGCACCTCAGGACGCTCTAAACGGCGCTCTTCTATCCGCGTATAGAGCTCAAATGTGCTAAAAAAGAGCCAGCCTAAATAAATAAGTAGACAGCCCACCACTCCAAGCGCAATCCAAGCAAATTTACGCATGTGGGGCCTCCTTTTGCGGCGATTGTTGCAGTGCGGACCATTTTGCATTAATAGCCTCACTCACCTCATCATCTAACCGTTCATGGGCGTAGGCAATCTGCTCCCAATGATGAATTACCTGCTCAGAAAACTGGTGCCAATCCGTGGGCGCATATTGACGGGAAAGCTGAATCACCTCTCCTTCGGTATGATGTTTTTTAAGCGGAACATGCCACTCATGAACAAGCACGCTCAGCACCTTTCGATAGACTAAACTCATCGCTTCCCGAGGCTCATCGTCCCAAAGATGATTAAACGCACCAAGAAGATCTTCCGGCAGCGATTCAGGACGAATATCCATGCCCTGGAACTCCGTTAAAGGCGCCACCTTTTTCCGCTCAAACAATTGCGATTTCAGATACGGCAACCATGATTTTTGGTACCGTACCACAACAAAAATCGCGAGCACCACCCCGATCCAGAGCAACATTTGTAAAATATCACCTGGGGTGAAATTATTATCGGGCATTCGCATCTTCGGTAGAGGTTCAGGGTCGTTTTTCGTTTTTTTCAGTGATGTTTCACGCCTGCGAAAATCGGTGCGTTCCACCTCTTCAAGAAAGGGCTCGCTATCTAAAATGGTCTTTAATCGATCTGTCGCCTCCTCGGCTTCTTGCTCGTATAAAGCCGCCTTATTCTCTTCCCGTTCTTCGTCAAAACTAAGCGCGTTAAGATCAACCCGTCCGCCCGCATAAGCGGCATTTGGCAGAGTACTACTCAATCCCACCATAAGCCCCAAGATGACAGCGCCCACAGAGCCTAATACTCGCCGTGCTAAGCGCTGAAACGCCACCTGAATATCCCATCCCTCTAAAATAATGCGCTGATTGAGATAGAGGCAAAAACCGCAAATCACATAGAGGCTCTCGGTAAAGGCTAAAACCACCAGATACGCGAATAAAAAGAGATGTTTATGCAGTAAAAATTGCCCGAACGAAAATTCATGCCCCACCATAAGATAAAACAGCGAGGGAATCGGCTCTAGGAGCTGATCGGGAATCATAAAGAGGATAAAAATCCCAAGGCCACTTGCTAAAATGGTCTCGAAATGGAGAAACACAATGGTGAGCCACGCCGCGCGATGGGGCCGACTGCGGAAAACCCGGGCGCGCTGGGCGTTTCGGCGCCGATTATTTAAACCCTCCAGATGCCGAGTGGGCAGGAGATAGCTCCGCATTAGAGAGATACGGCGCCAAGTCAGATCGCCGATAAGCCCCGTTTTTAAACTTTTAAAAAAGTAGCGCATGGTCGCTGAATAGCTTGGCGTTGGCTCAAAAATACCGCGCGACACAATGTAGAGTGGAATCCGATCAAAGAGGGGTTTGAGCCAATAGAAAATTAAAAAGATCCACAAAGGGCGCTCCCAAAAGAAGAAAAGCAGCACGCCATAGAGCGGAATAAAGAGTGTAAAGAGCGCGAGAAGCATCGGCTTTAAATAGTGCCTACCGAGCGCAATCCCAAGATCCATACTCTCCCATGGCGTTCGGGGCCGAATGACGATTTTAGCTTGATCAATATTCATCGTTTACGCCCGCCCCGCCCGTGCAAAATAGTAAAAAACACTCGCCCAAAGGAGCGTGCCGACCATATAACGCAGATGAATCGTTTCATGCATTGAGGACCAATACGCCTCAATAAACGCGGCAATGACTAAGAAAAAAATTACTCCAAAGACGAGCTCAATCGCGGTTTTTGACGCCGCTCGAAGCGCTTCCCAGCGGGTCTTTTGCCCCGGCATTAAAACCGATAATCCAAGCTTAAACCCCGCCGCTCCCGCAATAATAATCGCTGTTAATTCAAAGGCGCCATGGCCAATCACAAAGGGCCAAAAATTCACGCCAAGCCCTTCCGCGGTTAAATGCATGCCGACAATACCAAAATGGATCGCATTAAAGATGAGAATAAAAATCGAGCCCACGCAAAAAATCAGCCCGCCAGCAAAGGTACGAAAGGCTACCGAAATATTATTGAAAATATAGTATGCAAACATCATCCAATTGGAGCTAGAATCCCGCATACCGATCGGCCTGTACTCGCCGGCTTTTTCATACATCGCTTCCATCTCGTGAAGCTCATAAGGATTCATCACCAAGAGCACGCTATCGGGATAAAGATGGGAAATCAGTGCGCTCAAGAGCGCCACCCCATAAAAGAGCAGATGGAGGATAATAATCAGTTTCTTCTCACGGCGCACCACCTGTGGAAATCCCTTCGTCACAAAGGTAACAAATCCATGGAGAAATCGCGTGCGGCGCTGATATAAAATCCGGTGCCCACGCATCACATTTTGCTTAAGACGCTGGATTAATCCATCGCTATAGCCGCGCTGTTCCGCTAGGGCTAAATGTTGGCAGATTTGTTGATAATCACTCGGGAAGGTGTCGATCGACACTGAAGTTAAGCGCTTTTTCTCCCGTCTTGATCCTTCTAAATAACGGAGCGTATTTTCAAAGCGAATCCAATCGGTGTGAAAACGTTTTTCAAAGGCGTATTGCTTCATCGGCGCGCCTCCGGAGTATCTGCCGATTTTTGAGGCGTTTCACCCCGATCATTCTCACGCAAATCACTTCCTAATAGCCCGCTTGCAATGCCGTAAAGACGATCGAGCGTTGAGCGATGTTGCGCCAGTGTGCTCTGCCGAGCCGTTGCGGGGAAAACCGCTTTTAAGAGATCGGCAAGCTCTAGGCGACGATCATAGGAAAACTGCTCTTTTCGAAGAAGAAAACTGATGAGGGCGCGCTGTTCGTCTGGCGTTAATGCAATGGGGGAGGTTTCAACCGGGATCGTCTCCTCGTTATCGGGCGTTGTCACCCGTTTCGGCGGCGTATAGCGCAGATCGTGAATCACAATCGTACCGGCGGCGATGTCCCCTAAGCGTTTAAAATGCGGATGACACATGCCACAAAAAATCCCGACGGTATAACTCATCGATGGCAAGATATCCACCACGCGAAGGAGGTTTCGCAGTAATGATGCGCTCCACCCAACCGGCGTACCATCATCATGAATCACTCGTAAATTAAAAAGCCGTTTTCCAAGGGTTTGCCCCTGATTAAAGACCTCGAAAAAGACATAATAACCCCACATCAACAGAAATAACCCGATCAACAAGATGCCGATCGCCAGATACCCATCATCAATGCCGGAAAGAATAAAGCTCACCGTCATCGCAAAGAGATAACCAATCACGAGCTGACAGCAAAAATCAGTCATAAAGGCGAGCGAACGCACAATCGGGCTTGCGGGATGGAACGTGAGCAAAATGCCCTCGGGCGATTCCACTTCATAGATGGCATCAATTTTCGTTGGCGATGTCATGATTTTATGCTTTTATTTTGAGTGAGTTATTAATTAAATAAGCCTGATAGAGCACTAACTTGATCTCTATCTGTTTGAATTCATCCTCGTTATCATACAATACTTTGATTCGTTTACGCTTTAATATCATGGTTTATAGGAGCAATTATGACTGAAAACAACATTTACGCCGCGCCCACAAGCGATCTTTCCCCGGATAGATCCTTTCCAGCAACCCGTAGGCGCACCATCGATGAGGCGATCGAAGAACGCTATGATTTTAGTGTTTCCGATACCATCTCAGAGAGTTTTGGCGCGATCTCTGGCTTAAAAATGCCGGTATTTCTCGCCTCCCTCCTTCTCTTTGCGATCTCCTTTGTGGTGGGGATCATCATCGCATTTCTGCCTGAAACGGCCGGTGCGGGAGTCGAGTTTGGCCTCAATGTGATCATTAGCGCACTTGGGGGAGGATATTACGTCTATACGCTCAATCATCTGCGCGGACGCGGGGAGCTCACCATCGAAAGCTTTTTTAGCATCAGCACAATTTTAAGCACGTTGATTCTGATCGAATTCATCGTTTGGGTGCTCGGCATCATCGGAATTATACTGTTAATATTGCCCGGGATTTATATCTTAGTGGCGCTCTCATTTGCATCGGTAATTGCGGTAGATAACCCAGAGCTTGGCACGGTTAAATCGATCGCAGCCTCGTTTAAGCTTGTCAATAAACAGTGGTTTAAAGTCTTCTTATTAGAGCTCCTTTTATGGATTATCGTCTTAATTAGTGCCATTCCGTTCGGAATCGGGCTCATCTGGACCATTCCAATGTATCTCCTTGCAAAAACGATCGTCTATCGCAAAATGATTGCTGAAGCGTAATCTCGTTTTAGGCATAAAAAAAGGAGCTCGAATTCAATCGCGCTCCTTTTCCATTTTAAGTTTTTTAAGCTTTTGTTTTAGCCTAATGTCATTTAACGATCATTAGAACCGTTACCACATTAGCTATAAATTTGGCTATCGTTCTCTAAGAACTCTTTCGATTTCTCTTTCATCCCTTCAATGATCGCCTCTTTTGCAAAGGTGCCATCTTGGTCTTTTAAGCGAATGTCTTGCGAGATCTTCATGCTGCAGAATTTAGGTCCACACATTGAGCAGAAATGCGCGACTTTCGCCCCGGCAGACGGAAGCGTTTCGTCATGATATTCACGAGCGCGCTCAGGGTCTAAGCCTAAATTAAATTGATCTTCCCAGCGGAATTCAAAACGCGCTTTTGAGAGGGCATCATCACGTTTTTGTGCATTCGGGTGCCCTTTTGCAAGGTCTGCTGCGTGCGCGGCGAGTTTATAGGTAATCACCCCAACGCGAACGTCTTCACGGTTTGGTAACCCTAAGTGTTCTTTCGGCGTGACATAGCAGAGCATTGCGGTGCCGTACCAGCCGATCATCGCCGCGCCAATGGCGGAGGTGATGTGGTCATAGCCCGGCGCAATATCGGTGGTGAGTGGGCCAAGCGTGTAAAATGGCGCGTCATCACAATATTTTTCCTGCATATCCATGTTCTCTTTGATCTTGTGCATCGGCACGTGACCAGGGCCTTCGATCATGGTTTGAACATCGTGTTTCCACGCGATTTGCGTCAATTCCCCTAAGGTTTTAAGCTCGGCAAATTGGGCTTCGTCGTTCGCATCGGCAATCGAGCCGGGGCGTAAACCATCGCCAAGGGAGAATGAGATATCGTACTGCTTCATGATTTCGCAAATTTCTTCGAAATTCTCATAGATGAAGTTCTCTTTATGGT encodes:
- a CDS encoding RDD family protein; the encoded protein is MTSPTKIDAIYEVESPEGILLTFHPASPIVRSLAFMTDFCCQLVIGYLFAMTVSFILSGIDDGYLAIGILLIGLFLLMWGYYVFFEVFNQGQTLGKRLFNLRVIHDDGTPVGWSASLLRNLLRVVDILPSMSYTVGIFCGMCHPHFKRLGDIAAGTIVIHDLRYTPPKRVTTPDNEETIPVETSPIALTPDEQRALISFLLRKEQFSYDRRLELADLLKAVFPATARQSTLAQHRSTLDRLYGIASGLLGSDLRENDRGETPQKSADTPEARR
- a CDS encoding DUF58 domain-containing protein, which gives rise to MKELRWLKPSRRFIGLMGLLFTAIFSLETLTIIGFGLPSFMVNLVYLMAGIFAVALMVDLILVKRIPSPRIRRTVPGYLSLMQWNEVTLTLDNQSSHALSLTLFDHVPAGIAYRALPKEIELGEFTHKIGYGIHPSARGYYEWERCEVMIESPLKFWGDRRQIALPSKTRVYPDFTKLYGGGLETIEEWIHQLGIRVQQRRGDGQSFHQLREFMQGDTLKQVDWKASAKHRKPITKEMQEERDQHIIFVLDCGLKMRIKEDDLTHFDHVLNASLLLSYVALKQEDAVGLTTFATPNGAHLPPKKGMGQLNALLNAVYTLECTREVPDFDALIKQLLTDVKRRSLIIFLTNLRNHEDEATLEAFKLLTKKHEVLIASLREEVTDTLMKTDVHDLDSTLTYCGTVKHLSDRRALHDNLYKRRLPVIEALPSEFAPALINHYLALKRSGRL
- a CDS encoding DUF4350 domain-containing protein codes for the protein MRKFAWIALGVVGCLLIYLGWLFFSTFELYTRIEERRLERPEVRKNPYLALEYFLNAGEREASTLSYKTMPVYLEYAPEDETLFIFGNRTRITGNELSQLLTWVESGGALVVEAYSADLPLDDLFSVLGITVTHFDVEEEWMFRIAGYKVPASIIHEGAETGLTLAMPISFGLECDDCALTMSAQQYADLSFSMVQMPYGKGSVTVLGSAQIWNNETINGADNIWLLDRLAGQKNHLLYLKPVSRFAISQAGQSTIFSQIWHHYRGSLFIFLGMLGALLWAMGTRIGPIEAPLSRDRRQLSTYLNALAEFRRKREGDGALIITLQEDILIKIERKYGRELRTREAILTELSVRANLPIGRVRRAMEPLKKGAKLTHLQLTHYVIDLQTIRKTL
- a CDS encoding DUF975 family protein, which produces MTENNIYAAPTSDLSPDRSFPATRRRTIDEAIEERYDFSVSDTISESFGAISGLKMPVFLASLLLFAISFVVGIIIAFLPETAGAGVEFGLNVIISALGGGYYVYTLNHLRGRGELTIESFFSISTILSTLILIEFIVWVLGIIGIILLILPGIYILVALSFASVIAVDNPELGTVKSIAASFKLVNKQWFKVFLLELLLWIIVLISAIPFGIGLIWTIPMYLLAKTIVYRKMIAEA
- a CDS encoding stage II sporulation protein M, with the protein product MKQYAFEKRFHTDWIRFENTLRYLEGSRREKKRLTSVSIDTFPSDYQQICQHLALAEQRGYSDGLIQRLKQNVMRGHRILYQRRTRFLHGFVTFVTKGFPQVVRREKKLIIILHLLFYGVALLSALISHLYPDSVLLVMNPYELHEMEAMYEKAGEYRPIGMRDSSSNWMMFAYYIFNNISVAFRTFAGGLIFCVGSIFILIFNAIHFGIVGMHLTAEGLGVNFWPFVIGHGAFELTAIIIAGAAGFKLGLSVLMPGQKTRWEALRAASKTAIELVFGVIFFLVIAAFIEAYWSSMHETIHLRYMVGTLLWASVFYYFARAGRA
- a CDS encoding MoxR family ATPase, which translates into the protein MTQETAIEREQIAKAKSLVDAMRTELQKVIIGQTAVIDEVLTALLAEGHILIEGVPGLGKTILVRTLAECFNGEFARIQFTPDLMPTDITGHALFNFKTETFSYQKGPVFTNLLLADEINRAPAKTQAALLEVMQERQVTIEGKPEPVPEPFMVLATQNPLEHEGTYPLPEAQLDRFLFKVLIDYPTKADELGVVEKVIGAAYGDILVPAKLSKLMQPRTILMLQKITRMIFVDREVVEYAVNIVRKTRESHLFSIGAGPRASIALIQGARAKALLAGTHFTTPDQVKSCVLPALRHRVQLSAEMEIEGVSVDEALMQMLEQIPAPRV